One Anolis carolinensis isolate JA03-04 chromosome 4, rAnoCar3.1.pri, whole genome shotgun sequence DNA window includes the following coding sequences:
- the nras gene encoding GTPase NRas — protein sequence MTEYKLVVVGAGGVGKSALTIQLIQNHFVDEYDPTIEDSYRKQVVIDGETCLLDILDTAGQEEYSAMRDQYMRTGEGFLCVFAINNSKSFADINLYREQIKRVKDSEDVPMVLVGNKCDLPTRTVDTKQAHEVAKSYGIPFIETSAKTRQGVEDAFYTLVREIRQYRMKRLNSSEDGNQGCMGLSCRVM from the exons ATGACTGAGTACAAGCTTGTGGTGGTGGGTGCTGGTGGTGTTGGAAAAAGTGCCTTGACCATCCAGCTTATCCAGAATCACTTTGTTGATGAATACGATCCCACTATAGAG GACTCTTATCGTAAGCAGGTAGTGATTGATGGAGAGACTTGTTTGCTGGACATCCTGGATACAGCAGGACAGGAGGAATATAGTGCCATGAGAGACCAATATATGAGAACTGGTGAAGGTTTTCTGTGCGTGTTTGCCATTAACAACAGCAAATCCTTTGCAGATATAAATCTTTATAG AGAGCAGATAAAGAGGGTAAAAGATTCTGAAGATGTACCGATGGTGTTAGTGGGAAACAAATGTGACTTGCCAACACGAACAGTAGATACCAAACAGGCTCATGAAGTAGCCAAGAGTTATGGGATTCCCTTCATTGAGACATCTGCCAAAACAAGACAG GGTGTTGAAGATGCCTTTTACACACTGGTGAGGGAGATCCGTCAATATCGGATGAAAAGACTCAACAGCAGTGAAGATGGGAATCAAGGCTGCATGGGGCTGTCATGCCGTGTGATGTGA